The DNA sequence GACGCGGAGATGGGGCGTACGGGCGGCGGCGTGTTCAATACACTGCTGAAGTCCGGTTCCAACCAGGTGCACGGGTCGTTGATGGGCTATATGCGCCAGACGGACTGGCTGGCGAATACCTTTTTCAACAACCGCAACGGAATTGGGATTACGGATCAGCCGTTCCGCAACTACGGCGGATCGTTCGGCGGTCCCGTGGTGATCCCGAAAGTCTACAACGGCAAGAACAAGTCGTTCTTCTGGCTTGGCTTCGAGGGCTACCGCGACACGCAGGCGGCTAGCCGCGAGCAGTACACGCCGACCGCGCTGGAGCGCGTCGGCGATTTCTCGCAGACCAAGAACAGCGCCGGTAACCTGTTGACGATCTACGATCCGCTGACGACGCTGGCCGATGGTTCGCGCACCGCCTTCGCGGGCAACGTGATTCCGCTGAGCCGCCAGGATACGGTGGGCAAGAACATCGCCGCCACTTACATGATGCCGAACAAGGCATCGGGCGGGAACTATTACGGTCAGAACAACCTGGCCGGCGCCGGTCCGCTGGCCTCCAAGGCGGATCAGTTGTTCGGAAAGTTCGACCAGCAGCTCACCACCTGGTGGCGCGCGAGTCTGAGCTACATGCGGTACAACTCCGCCGAACCGGGTGAGAATCCGTATCCGACCATCTCCTCGCCGGACCAGTGGCTGCTGCGGCGGTATGTCGACGCGACGGCGATCAACTCGACGATTACGCCTTCACCCACCTGGGTGGTGACGGTTCGTTACGGCTTCAACCGATTCCCGAACATCGGCACGCAGAAGTCGCAGAACTTCAACCTGGCGACGCTCGGTTTCAACAACGCGTTCATCAAGGATGTTCCTTCGCCGACATTCCCGAACGTCACGATGCAGAACGCGTACTCGCTGGGCACGAACAACAACTTCAACTATGTGCATCACTCGAAGAATTTCGGCGCCTCGGCGGCGAAGTACCTGGGTCGTCATAGTCTGAAGTTCGGGTACGACTATCGCAGAATGCACGATGACGGTCTGGATTTCGGCAATAGCGCCGGCGCCTTCACCTTCGCCAACACCTTCACCAGAGCCAACTCCAATTCGTCGACCAGCGCTTCGGGCGCTGACATGGCCGACATGCTGCTGGGCGCTCCGGCCGGAGCCACTGGGTTCATCCCGACGAAGCTGTATCAGTATGTCGACTACCAGGCTCTCTACCTGCACGACGACTTCCGTGTCAGCACCAAGCTGACCCTGAACATCGGCCTGCGGTGGGAGCGGGAAACCGGCCTGAAGGAAGTCAACAACAACCTCATTACCGGGTTCGATCCGAACGCAACGAACCCGATCACCACCACGTCCGGCGTGACGACGAAGGGTGTGTTCCTGTTCGCTGGCCAGCCGGGCGCGAGCACGACCACCGGCAATCCGAACCTGAGCAAGTGGTCTCCGCGTATCGGCGTGGCCTACCAGTGGAATTCGAAGACCGTGATCCGCGCCGGCTACGGCATGTTCTGGGCTCCGAACTTCGCATTGGGTTCGCCGTATAACAGTGAAGGCATCACGGCCACGACGGCTCCTTCAGCGTCGAACGACGGCAACAAGACTCCGCTGATCTCCCTTTCGAATCCGTTCCCGAACGGCCTGGATAAGCCGGTGGGCAACTCGCTGGGTGGTCTGACCGGCATCGGTAAGCCGATGACGATCTTCTCGCCGACTGCGACTTCGCCGCGCGTGCAGCAGTTCTCGATCGATATCCAGCGTGAGTTGGGCAGCGGCTGGGTGGCCTCCATCGGCTACTCCGGTTCCCGTTCCGCCCACCTGACCTGGACGACGGCATCGGAGAACATCAACCAGTTGGATCCGAAGTACTTCAGCATGGGTTCCGCGCTGAACGCCGCCGTGGCGAATCCCTACTACCAGAAGGGCGGCGTGTCGGCCATCGGCGGCGCCACGGTGGCGGCGAACCAGTTGCTGCGGCCTTTCCCGCAGTTTGCTTCGGTGAACTACACGAACAACGACAACAACACCGCCCAATTTGACTCCATGGTGATCCGGGCCCAGAAGAGCATGTCCAAGGGGCTGACTCTGGTGACGGCGTACACCTGGGCGAAGAACTTTGACATGGGCGGCGGCGGCCCGGGCAACAATCTGAACTCCGGCAATGGTGGACCTCAGGATGTCTACTCCATGGCCGGTGAATACGGCTTGGCGTACTCGAGCTCCCCGCACCGCTGGACGAACGCCGTGACCTACGAACTACCGTTCGGCAAGGGCAAGGCGATGCTTTCCGGCGTCTCCCGCGCCATGGACTACGTGGTTGGCGGCTGGTCCGTCAACGCGATTTCGACCTTCCAGACCGGTTACCCGCTGATGATCTACATGAACAACAACGGCAACTCGAGCCTGGGCACATCGCGGCAGCGTCCGAACGCCACCGGGGTGTCGCCGGAGGCGTCCGGTAGCTTCGGCCAGCGGATCGACGGCTGGATCAACAAGGCGGCTTTCACCGATGCGGCTCCCTTCACGCTGGGCAACGTGTCGCGCACGATCTCGATGCGCGGTCCGGGGCAGGCGAACTGGGACATTTCCGTATTCAAGACCGCTCAGATCTTCGAGAACCTCAAGGTGCAGTTCCGGGCCGAGGCTCTGAACGCCATGAACACACCTCTGTTCCGCGGGCCCAACACGGCCTGGGGCAGCGGTTCGTTCGGCACGATCACTTCGCAAGGCAACTTCCCACGCATGCTTCAGTTGGGCATGCGCGTATACTTCTAACCACCAACCGCGGGCGGCCGGGCCAATCCCCCGGCCGCCGGCATCGAAAGTCAGTCTACTGGGGACCTTTCAATGACCAACCTTCTCTCGCATGAACAGAAAGTCGAACTCGTCAAGCGCGGGTTCAGCCGGCGCAGCATGGGCCGGCTTGGGTTGCTTTTGGGCGCCGGATCGACGCTGCCCTTCTTTAACGAGCCGGCGTTGGCCCAGCTCTCCAACATTGGGCGGCTGTCGCCCGATGCGGTGAAGATCAACGCCAACGAGAACCCAATGGGTCCTTGCCCCGAGGCGGCGGAGGCGATTCACAGCGTCGTCCAGAAGGGCGGACGCTACCTGTACGAAGAGACGTTCGACTTTGCCAAGACGCTGGCCGACCAGGAGGGCGTGAAGCCCAACTATGTGATGCCTTTTGCCGGATCCAGCGATCCTCTGCACCGGAGTGTGCTGGCCTTCACCTCACCAACGAAGCCGTTGGTGATGGGCGACCCAGGGTATGAAGCCGGCCAGCGTGCCGCGGCCTTCATCGGCTCCAAGGTCATCACCGTACCGCTGACAAAGACTTACGCGCACGACGTGAAGGCCATGGTGGCGGCTTCGCCCGAGGCTGGCCTGTTTTACGTCTGCAACCCGAACAATCCGACCGGCACGATCACGAAGAAGTCGGACATCGAGTGGCTGGTGGCCAACAAGCCCGCGGGCAGCATCCTGCTGCTGGACGAGGCGTACATCCACCTGAGTGGTGAGGCGTTCGGCACGGACCTGGTGGCAGCGGACAAGGATGTGATCGTTCTCCGCACGTTCTCCAAGTTGTATGGCATGGCTGGACTCCGCGCGGGCGCGGCGATCGGGCGGCCCGACCTACTGGCCAAGATCCAGCACTACGGCGCCGGCGCACTGCCTGTGACGGGCATGATTGGGGCCCACGCGAGTCTGAAGGTAAAGACGCTGGTGCCGGAACGCCGCAAGATTATTGGCGACATCCGGGAAGATGTCTTCGCCTGGATGACGAAGAAGAACTACAGCTTCGTGCCGTCCGTGAGCAACAAGTTCATGGTCGATGTGAAGCGGCCCGGCCAGGAAGTCGTGAAGGCCATGGCGGCCGAGAAGGTGTACATCGGACGTGTCTGGAAGGCGTGGCCGACTCACGTCCGCGTCTCCGTCGGAACGAAGGAAGAGATGGCCAAGTTCAAGGTGGCGTTCGAAAAAGTAATGGCTTAAGCCATGCAGTTACCCAAACTCCGCTATACGTGGAAAACGATGGCGGGCGATCTGAGCGGCGGCTTCATTGCCGCCCTCATCGCACTGCCATACGGACTGGCGATGGCAGCCCTTATGGGGCTGCCTCCCGTCCTGGGGGTCTTTACCTCTCTGCTCACTTCGCCGATTACGGCGATTCTCGGTAGGAATCCTGTACTCATCGGCGGAACGTCTTCTGTCACCGTCCCCTTTATCGCCGAGGCCGTGCGAATGCACGGGATTGGCGGCGCCGCCAAAGTAAGCCTTGTCGCTTCCGTTTTCATGATGGCCTTTTCCCTAATGCGGCTTGGGCGGTATGTCTCCATGGTGCCTCACGCGGTGGTCACGGGGTTCTCCTGTGGCATCGGGGGCATGATGGTGGTTTCGCAGTTGTTTACTATTACGGGCATCAAAGGGTCGGGCAGCGGGTCGATGGTTGAGATCCTGGCGGTGATCGCGCAGCGGTTGACGCAGGCACGGTTTCAGCCCTTGTTTCTTTCGCTTCTCGTGATTGGGATGTGTGTGGTGATCGCGAAGCTGTGGCCGAGGCTGCCCGCGCCGCTGATCGGGGTCGGGGTGGCTCTGATTGCGGCCAGGGTGTTCGCCATGAAAGAGGCGCAGGTGGGCGTGCTATCCCTGGAACTGCCGCCATTTGCCGGATTCGCGTGGTCGCCGAAGGACGTATTCTCGGTGTTGCCGACGGGGTTCGCGCTGGCGTTCGTGTCCAGTGTGAATATCCTGATCACCTCCAGGGTGGTCGAGCACTTCCGGGGGCGTCACATCAAGATGAAGAAGGTGGATGCGGACGTTGAGTTGGGCGCTTACGGCATTTCCAACGTGATTGCCGGCATGTTCGGAGCACCCATGAGCGTCGGCATTCCCGCCCGTAGTCTGGCGAGCATCCGCTGTGGAGGCACGACCCGGATGTCGAATATCTTCCACGCGGCCGTGCTGGCGGCGGTGATCGGATTTGGCTCCGGAATCCTTGCGCAGATTCCGCTCGCCGCGCTGGCCGGAGTGACCGCCTGGATGGGCTTCTGTCTTTTGGATTGGTCGGCCTGGCGCCGTATCCCGAAGATGCGGATGATCGATGCGGCAGCGTTTCTGTCGACCGCCCTGCTGGTGCTGTGTGTCAACGCAGTGGCCGCGGTGGGCGTCGGCTGTGCGTTCTACGGCGTCGAATTCCTGATGAAAAAGTGGAAGGTCGCCGGAGGAGACGCTCCCTTGGGGGAGTTGCACGCAGAAATAGGGAAACCGCGCGCGTGAACCGCCGCCTGTCTTAGCGAGCCTCTTTGCGATGGAGGGCGTGCTCACCCAACTGGTCGAAGTCCATGTGCTCGGCGATGAGCTGGGCCCCGGTAAGGGCGCGGCGAGAGACGCCTTCCTTGGTATGACCCTTGGTGTTGCCGGCGATGTGATAAATCTCGTGCGCCAAAACACGGGCCATCGCCCGGCCCATCAGGCGGTTCCCCTGGGCCAACTGACCGCCGTGCATCGCGCTGCGGGCAGCAACTCGAACCTTGTCGCAGAGAACCTCACTGAAGGGTAAGACTTCTCCGTCGGTGGTGTGGGTGAAGGCGAGCGGTCCGCGCTCGTCGAGAAGAGCCGGCTCCACCTGCATGCGGCAACTGCCCCGGAACTTCACGAGCACCAGATCGGAGACCTGGGTGCCAGGCTTCATCTCTTCGCGAAGCCGCCACTCCACCTGAATCGATGACTTTTGGAGAAGGGTGTTGAGCTCCCGCCGCATTTCGGCGAGCGATTCGGCAGGCGGCTGTGTTTCGTATTGGACGACTAGTGTGAGTGGGCCATTGAGGGAGGGAAGCCCTTCCAGGCCCCACGCGGATTGCGTCGTCAAAGCAAGACAGATGATGGCAGTAATCGTGAGGTAGCGCACAGGGCAACCTTGTAGAACCGCCGCTCTCTGGGGGGCCGTTCCAACTACAGTATATTCAAGATTCCAGCGAGTGCAAGGGTCAAAACCGGAGTTTATTGTCTGATATCGAAGGATGGGGACTGCGGATCACGACCCCGACGTACTTTCCCCGGGTTGGCGCGGTAAGAACCGCATCTGTCCTATCATGCTGATTCGGCGTCTGTTAGGGAGCAGGCACCGTCTACCACAGGCCGAGGAACTTCCACCATGCGAAGCCGACGCCGCCCCAGACGGCGAGGTGACATAGGGAGATCACAAATCCAATCCGCCACCAATCCTTCATGGAAACGTAACCTTGACCGAAGAACATGGGCGCCGGGGTGGTGCCATAGTTGGTCAGTCCGGCGCTCAAGTTCAGGCAGCACGCCAGGCTGAAGACGGCAAGAGGAAGAGGCGCGCCGGAGTGCGCCAGCAGAGCCAGGAAGGGTGCGTACATGGCCAGCATGTGGGCGGTGATGCTCGCGAAGAAGTAGTGGGAGTAGTAGCAGATCAAGACAGCGATTACGAGCAGCGAGAGCCACCCCAGGCCCTCGAAGCGGGCACCCACGGTCTTTGCGAAGACTTCCGTGACGCCCTGTTCGTTCAGCGCCCGCCCGAGCCGCAGCAGGCCGCCATACCAAATGAAGATGTCCCAGGCAGCCTTCTCGTTGATGATGTCCTCCCATTGAAGGACACCCGTCAGGAGAAGGGCCAGGCTGCCGAGGAGAGCGGCGACAGTGATGTCGATGCCGGTCCAACTGGAGGAGACCCAGGCTCCGCAGACGCCCGCGAAGACCAGGGACAGGAGTTTTTCGTTGCGCGAGAGCGGGCCCATCTTCACCAGTTCGGTGTGAGCGAAAGCGGCTGCCTCCGGGGTGTGCTTCACTTCGGGCGGAAACAACCGCAGCACGACCCAGGGCACCAAAGCGAGAGAAACCAGGCCCGGGACGATACCCGCGACGAGCCAACCGCCCCAGGTGATGCGGTAACCCAGATTTCCGGCCATCTGGGCCGCCAGCGGGTTGCTCGCCTGGCCGGTGTAGAACATGGCGGCGGTGACGCAGATGGCCTGATAGACGCCGGCCATCAGGAAGGCACCCACGCGATTGGCGGTTGCGCCGGGCGTGGATCCGTAGAGCTCGGCGATCGACCGGACGATGGGGAGGATGACGCCTCCGGACCGCGCTCCGTTGGAGGGGATGATGGTGGCCAGCACCATGTCGGAGAGGGAGAGAGCGTAGGAGACTCCGAGGGTGCTGCGGCCGAAGAGCCGTACGAAGCCCAGGGCGATGCGCCGCGCAAGTCCCGTGTTGATGAGGGCGCGGGAGACGAAGAACGCGGCCATCACCAGCCAGACGGTGGAGTCGGCATAGCCGCCCAGGGCGTCGGAGAGCTTCATGCCCGCCAGCAACGTGCTGAGGGTGATGGCCAGAAGGACGAGAGCGCCTCCGGCGACCGGCTGTATGACAAGTCCGGCCACCGTGGCCAGAAAGAGGCCGGTCAGATTCCACGCATTGGGCGTGATGGCTTGTGGTCTGGGCAGAAGCTGCGTGACCACGAGGTAGATCGCAATGAGGATCAGGAAACCCCGGACGGTACGCCAGCCAGTGCGCGCGGGTGAAGCCACTAGCGCGAGCCCCACAACAGTGAGGCGGCACGAAGCCAGCGGCGCAACCTATACCTGGGGGCCCAGGGCATAGCACACAGTATATGTGCAATCGGCAGGGCTACAGGGTGATGTAGACGGCGCTGGAGAGCCTTGCGGTGAGTGGGACTTCCTGTGCCGCGCCGCCAATGCGGACACGCATGGGGCGGCTGCCCGCGCGACGTTCAATGACGGTGAGTTGGGTGCGCGGCACGATGCCGAGATTCTTGAGTTCGCGCAGGACATCGGGACGGCGGTCAGAGACGCTGGTGACCACGCCGGCATCGCCAGCCGGCAACTCGGCGAGGCAGACCTCCCGGCGGACAGGCAGGCTGCCGTCCTTGCGCGGGATGCCATGGCCGTGCGGATCGATGAGTGGGTCTCCGAGTTTGGCGGCGATCCGCTCCTCCATGCGCTCGGAGATGAAGTGCTCAAGGCGCTCGGCCTCGGCGTGGACTTCATCCCATGGGTAGTCGAGGATGTCGTGCAGGAAGAGTTCGATGAGGCGGTGGTGGCGGATGACCTCGAGGGCGCGGCGTTTGCCGGCCGGGGTGAGCCGGGCTCCACGATGTTTTTCGTACTCGACCAGCGGTGTTTCCTGCCCGGAGAGTTTCTGGAGCATGCCGGTGATGGAGGCGGGGCGGACCTGGAGATGTTCAGCCAACGCGTTACCGGTGACGCGGTCTTCCTGGGGTCCACCAATGGTGAGGATTGCCTTGAGGTAATCGTCGGTGGATTCGCTGTTGCCGCGCGTCGTGCCCTTTTTTGCCACTCAACCTAAACCTAGCCCATGGCGTTGGAGAGCCGCAACCTGTCCGATGACGGGCCACAGGATGCCATTGGAGGCGCGAACGAGTTCGATTGCCGGAAATGCTTGCATTGTGGGGCGAGTCGGTCTAAGATCGTTTTTAGGCATACCTAAATTCTGGGAATTAGGAACACCTGCAACTCAATGCATCAACGCTATACGTGTCTCTGGATTTGCTGTTTCCTCGCTTCTTCGCATCTGTTCGCACAAAGCACCGCCGCGCTGGCCGGCCGTGTGACCGATCCGTCGGGCGCACCGGTGGCGGCGGCGCGGGTGGTTGTCAGGAATGCCTTGACCAACTTCGAGCGGCAGGCGGAGTCGGATGCGGATGGGGCGTTTCAAATCACGAACATCCCGGCTCGCAACTACGAAGTGAATGTGTCGGCGCCGGGCTTCCGGGCCCACGAATCCACGATCTCCCTGTCCGCGCGTCTGACATTGGAGTTCGATGTGCGTCTGGACCTGGCAGCCAACGAGACCAAGGTGAGCGTCAGCGCGAGTGACCGCGCTCTGCTGGTGAATGCCGAGGAGACGGGCACGCGCGCTCAATTGAGTGAGGCGGATATCGGGCGAATGGCGCTGCAGGTGGGCAATCGCGGGCTGGAAGCTGTGGTGGTGAGCTTCCCGGGCTTCGCGCAGAACGCGAATGGGGCAATCCATCCACGCGGGGCGCACAACCAGTTGTCGTTCATTATTGACGGCATGCCGATTACCGACCAGCTTACCGGCGCGTTCGCGAATTCGGTGGATCCGAATATCGTGCAGAACGTGGAGCTGTTCACGGGGAACATCCCGGCTGAGTTTGGTAACAAAGTATCCGCGGTGGTGAATGTAACGAGCAAGACCGGGCTGGGCACGGGCCGGCTGCTGGGCGGCTCCATCGCGATGAGTGGAGCCGGATTCGACACGGCGTCTCAGGTCGCGCAGGTGGCCGGTGAAAAGGGGCGTCTGGGCTTCACGGCCTCGCTAAACACGATGAAGTCGAATCGTTATCTGGACCAGGTGGCCCTCGACAATCTCCACAATGGCGGCAACTCGCAACGGGCGTTTTCCCGGCTGGACTACCAGGCTGGCGCGCACGACGTGCTGCGGGTGAATCTGCTGGCGGGCCGCTCTTCGTTCGAGCTAGCCAATCTGCGCTCGCAGCAGGCTCGCGGAATGGATGCGCGCCAGGAGTTGCGGGACTTCTCCGCTGCGCTGGGCTGGGTGCACACCTTCAACGCGAACACGCTATGGAGCAGCAACTCTTCCTACCGGACCACTGTCGCGCAGTTGCAGCCGAGCGCGGGCGACTTCCCGGTGACCGCGGCGCAGGCACGGCATCTCTCCACCGTCACGCTGCTGAATCAGTTGGGATTCGTACGCGGACGGCACAACATTCGCTTTGGCGCGGATGTCCAGCACTTCCCGGTGAGTGAGAACTTCTCATTCGGCATCACCGATCCATCGTTCAACGACCCGCAATCACCGACTTACCTGGCGAACCTGCTAGCCTTCGATCTGAGCCGGGGAGGAAGCCTGTTCCAGTTCTCCAGACGTGCCTCGGGATCGCTGTACTCCAGCTATCTGCAGGATGAGATCAACCTGGGCCGTTGGCACATCTCGGCCGGGCTGCGGTTCGACAACTATCGTTTTCTTGTCCATGGCAGCCAGTTTCAGCCGCGGCTGGGCTTGTCCTATAGCGTGAAAGGTACGGGCACCGTGCTGCGGGCGTCGTACAACCGGCTGTATCAGACACCGCCCAACGAAAACCTGTTGATCTCGAACTCCGATGAATCGAGCGTGCTGGTAGCCCCGGATATTCGAGCGACTGTCGGGAACGCGGTGGTGAAGATCCGGCCCGAGCGTCAGAATCTCTATGAGGTAGGACTGCAGCAGCCATTGGGCCGGCGGCTCAGTTTGAACGCGTCCTTCTATCACAAGGACGCACAGGACCAGCAGGACAACAACAGCTTCTTCAACACTCCGATCATCTTCCCCATGCAACTGAAGTCGATTCGAGTGAACAGCGTCGAGGGCCGCATGGTGGTAACGCCGGTGAAGGGCTTCTCCGGTTCGTTGAGCGTTACCCACGCGCGGGCGATCTCGACTCCGCCGTTCACGGGCGGGCTTTACATCGGCAACGGCGACGTCGCGCTGCTGAATTCCGGGCCCTTTGTGATCGACCACGATCAAGTCCTGAGCTTGCAGACGATTGTGAACTACACGGCGCCCAAGGGTTTCTACGCTACTTGCTCCATGCGCTACGACAGCGGGTTGGTGACGGCGGCAGTGGATCCTGCCGTGGTCCGCAACGATCCGGACTACGCGGACCTGCTGCCTCTGGTGAACCTCACTTCGAACCCGCCGCGCACGCGGCCACGCGCCATTGCCGATGTGGTGCTGGGGTACCAGCATGTGCGCGGAGAGAGACGCCAGTGGGAGGCGTCGCTTCAGATATCGAATGTGACCAACAAATACGCGCTGTACAATTTCCAGTCGGCGTTTGTCGGGACGCGCCTGGTGCAGCCACGCACGGCCGGTGTCCGGCTCACCTGGTTCTTCTGACAGGCAGTCGTCAATCCATGTATGAATAAAGGGTGACGACACTCCGTCTATTGGCGCTGGCTGACGATCTGACCGGGGCCCTGGAAGCCGGTGCCCGCTTCGCCGATGCGATCGTCACCTTGAAGCCGGTTGGGGGCGCTTTTCGAGGCGTGATGGTGGTCGACACGGAGTCGCGTCACCTGGCGCCCGACGTGGCGGCCTTCCGGCTGTTGAGCGCCATGGAGGGGGTCGAGGCGGAGATTCTCTACAAGAAGACCGACTCGACGCTGCGGGGCAATATCGGAGCCGAGTTCAAAGCCCTGCTGGGTGCCTACCCCGACTCGGACATGTACTATGTGCCTGCCTATCCGGAGATGGGCCGCACGGTCCGTAAGGGAGTCCTGCACGTGGATGGCAAGCCGGTACACAAGACCAGCTTTGCGCGCGATCCACTGAATCCGGTGACGGAGAGTCGCATTGAGAAGGTGCTGGCTGCGCAAGGTTGTGACCTTGAGCGTGTTCGGATCTTCGACGGAGAGACGCAAGAGGACGTGCTGGCGGGGGCGCAGGCCGCCTTGGCGGGCGGAACTCCGGTGCTGGTGGCCGGTCCGGCGGCACTGGCGGGCGCCATCGCTCGCATCATTGGTCTCGAGCCAGAGGCTCCGGAGACGTGGCCCGCGGTTCGAGACTGCGTCGTGATCAACGGCAGTGCCCATCCGGCTTCGGCCCTGCAGGTGGAGACGGCCCGCAAGCACGGGATTCCCTGGGCGTTTGACCGTCTGGCTGGTCCGCACGACACGCTGATTATCTTCGGCGGCGACACGGCGCGGGGTGTGTTGCATCGTCTGGGCGACCCTGTGCTGCGGCCGCTAGGCGAGATCCTGCCCGGAGTACCGGTGTCCCTGTTCGAGCAAGATGGGCGGCAGCGGGTATTGGTCAGTAAGGCCGGGGGCTACGGGGCTCCGGATCTGTTGGTTCGGTTGTACGAACGACTCTGCCAAACTGAGAAGGAAGCATGGAACTGCTCGGCATCACCATCGGCGACTCCAGCGGGGTCGGCCCGGAAATCCTCCTGAACGCCTTTCATCGGGGCGAGATATCTTGCCCGTTTGTGGCTTACGGGGACGTTGCGGCCCTGGAGCGATACAACACACAAGGTGTGGAGATCCGCTCGATCGGCCGGCCGTCGGAGTATCGGGCCGGAGCGCTGAACGTCATCGATGCGAAGCTGATGAGCGCTGGCGACGTAACCCCCGGTGAGATCAATGCCAAGTCGGGCCACGCCGCACGCGAGTATGTGATCGCCGCGACCAAAGCGGCTTTGGCGGGCGGGATCGCCGCCATGGTGACGCTGCCCATGAACAAAGAGGCGACGCAGTTGACGGATGCCGGGTTCACCGGACACACCGAGTTGATCGGCGCTCTGTGCGGCGTGGAGGATGTCACCATCATGCTGGCGTCCGATCAACTGATTGTGACGCACGTCAGCACGCACTGTTCCCTGGCTGATGCCATTGCGCGGGCGAAGTTCGAGCGGGTGTGCACGATCATTCGCATGACGAGTGAGGCGGTGCTCCGCCTGAAGCCCGGGGCGCGCATCGCGGTGGCGGGCCTGAATCCCCATGCGGGGGAGCACGGGCTGTTCGGCGA is a window from the uncultured Paludibaculum sp. genome containing:
- a CDS encoding carboxypeptidase regulatory-like domain-containing protein, producing the protein MRTLPLLAAVLATTINLQGQSIYGSLRGLIADSSGGAIANAKVSMIDEGTNQSRAVISNTSGEYSFASVTPATYKLVAEAPGFKKFERTGIVVATQQAVGLDVKMEVGAVTESVMVTEEVPLLETASASQGQVVDRQKLTDLPNLGRNPFMMSRLAPTVVQVGNPAYNRMQDQSGSSQISINGGPVRGNNYLIDGVPITDFSNRAIIIPSLEAVSEMKVQYATYDAEMGRTGGGVFNTLLKSGSNQVHGSLMGYMRQTDWLANTFFNNRNGIGITDQPFRNYGGSFGGPVVIPKVYNGKNKSFFWLGFEGYRDTQAASREQYTPTALERVGDFSQTKNSAGNLLTIYDPLTTLADGSRTAFAGNVIPLSRQDTVGKNIAATYMMPNKASGGNYYGQNNLAGAGPLASKADQLFGKFDQQLTTWWRASLSYMRYNSAEPGENPYPTISSPDQWLLRRYVDATAINSTITPSPTWVVTVRYGFNRFPNIGTQKSQNFNLATLGFNNAFIKDVPSPTFPNVTMQNAYSLGTNNNFNYVHHSKNFGASAAKYLGRHSLKFGYDYRRMHDDGLDFGNSAGAFTFANTFTRANSNSSTSASGADMADMLLGAPAGATGFIPTKLYQYVDYQALYLHDDFRVSTKLTLNIGLRWERETGLKEVNNNLITGFDPNATNPITTTSGVTTKGVFLFAGQPGASTTTGNPNLSKWSPRIGVAYQWNSKTVIRAGYGMFWAPNFALGSPYNSEGITATTAPSASNDGNKTPLISLSNPFPNGLDKPVGNSLGGLTGIGKPMTIFSPTATSPRVQQFSIDIQRELGSGWVASIGYSGSRSAHLTWTTASENINQLDPKYFSMGSALNAAVANPYYQKGGVSAIGGATVAANQLLRPFPQFASVNYTNNDNNTAQFDSMVIRAQKSMSKGLTLVTAYTWAKNFDMGGGGPGNNLNSGNGGPQDVYSMAGEYGLAYSSSPHRWTNAVTYELPFGKGKAMLSGVSRAMDYVVGGWSVNAISTFQTGYPLMIYMNNNGNSSLGTSRQRPNATGVSPEASGSFGQRIDGWINKAAFTDAAPFTLGNVSRTISMRGPGQANWDISVFKTAQIFENLKVQFRAEALNAMNTPLFRGPNTAWGSGSFGTITSQGNFPRMLQLGMRVYF
- a CDS encoding pyridoxal phosphate-dependent aminotransferase, which gives rise to MTNLLSHEQKVELVKRGFSRRSMGRLGLLLGAGSTLPFFNEPALAQLSNIGRLSPDAVKINANENPMGPCPEAAEAIHSVVQKGGRYLYEETFDFAKTLADQEGVKPNYVMPFAGSSDPLHRSVLAFTSPTKPLVMGDPGYEAGQRAAAFIGSKVITVPLTKTYAHDVKAMVAASPEAGLFYVCNPNNPTGTITKKSDIEWLVANKPAGSILLLDEAYIHLSGEAFGTDLVAADKDVIVLRTFSKLYGMAGLRAGAAIGRPDLLAKIQHYGAGALPVTGMIGAHASLKVKTLVPERRKIIGDIREDVFAWMTKKNYSFVPSVSNKFMVDVKRPGQEVVKAMAAEKVYIGRVWKAWPTHVRVSVGTKEEMAKFKVAFEKVMA
- a CDS encoding SulP family inorganic anion transporter, coding for MQLPKLRYTWKTMAGDLSGGFIAALIALPYGLAMAALMGLPPVLGVFTSLLTSPITAILGRNPVLIGGTSSVTVPFIAEAVRMHGIGGAAKVSLVASVFMMAFSLMRLGRYVSMVPHAVVTGFSCGIGGMMVVSQLFTITGIKGSGSGSMVEILAVIAQRLTQARFQPLFLSLLVIGMCVVIAKLWPRLPAPLIGVGVALIAARVFAMKEAQVGVLSLELPPFAGFAWSPKDVFSVLPTGFALAFVSSVNILITSRVVEHFRGRHIKMKKVDADVELGAYGISNVIAGMFGAPMSVGIPARSLASIRCGGTTRMSNIFHAAVLAAVIGFGSGILAQIPLAALAGVTAWMGFCLLDWSAWRRIPKMRMIDAAAFLSTALLVLCVNAVAAVGVGCAFYGVEFLMKKWKVAGGDAPLGELHAEIGKPRA
- a CDS encoding DASS family sodium-coupled anion symporter, giving the protein MASPARTGWRTVRGFLILIAIYLVVTQLLPRPQAITPNAWNLTGLFLATVAGLVIQPVAGGALVLLAITLSTLLAGMKLSDALGGYADSTVWLVMAAFFVSRALINTGLARRIALGFVRLFGRSTLGVSYALSLSDMVLATIIPSNGARSGGVILPIVRSIAELYGSTPGATANRVGAFLMAGVYQAICVTAAMFYTGQASNPLAAQMAGNLGYRITWGGWLVAGIVPGLVSLALVPWVVLRLFPPEVKHTPEAAAFAHTELVKMGPLSRNEKLLSLVFAGVCGAWVSSSWTGIDITVAALLGSLALLLTGVLQWEDIINEKAAWDIFIWYGGLLRLGRALNEQGVTEVFAKTVGARFEGLGWLSLLVIAVLICYYSHYFFASITAHMLAMYAPFLALLAHSGAPLPLAVFSLACCLNLSAGLTNYGTTPAPMFFGQGYVSMKDWWRIGFVISLCHLAVWGGVGFAWWKFLGLW
- a CDS encoding metal-dependent transcriptional regulator, translated to MAKKGTTRGNSESTDDYLKAILTIGGPQEDRVTGNALAEHLQVRPASITGMLQKLSGQETPLVEYEKHRGARLTPAGKRRALEVIRHHRLIELFLHDILDYPWDEVHAEAERLEHFISERMEERIAAKLGDPLIDPHGHGIPRKDGSLPVRREVCLAELPAGDAGVVTSVSDRRPDVLRELKNLGIVPRTQLTVIERRAGSRPMRVRIGGAAQEVPLTARLSSAVYITL